One genomic segment of Chitinophaga parva includes these proteins:
- a CDS encoding zinc finger domain-containing protein, whose protein sequence is MPFEEKTADTLHNTLKCSNCGAALHYAPGTSSLTCEYCGAVNKIEVEAVAIAPVDYDTYIASAITPQNGQAAKVVKCSNCGASTTLLPNVTSDACPFCASPLVIAQAKDMTLPKPHYVLPFAVKQQDAYGHFRTWLGKLWFAPSDLVKKVNNTSSQQLKGLYIPYWSFDTDTHTTYTGQRGDYYYVTRTRTVTDSNGDSHTETYEERETRWSNVSGYVDCDFQDVLVSASPSLPEKLSEKLEPWRLQDLSAFDERFLSGFRSETYTIAAPEALGIAKRRMDGEIRSSICGDIGGDEQHIDTYDVNYHNLGLKYILLPVWISAYRYNNKLYHVVVNACTGEVAGERPYSAMKIALLVLAILALIIAIVMMTQHS, encoded by the coding sequence ATGCCTTTTGAAGAGAAAACAGCGGACACCCTCCACAACACCCTCAAGTGCTCCAATTGCGGTGCAGCCCTGCATTACGCCCCCGGCACTTCCAGCCTTACCTGCGAGTATTGTGGTGCGGTCAATAAAATTGAAGTGGAAGCCGTGGCCATTGCCCCGGTAGATTATGATACTTACATTGCCAGCGCCATAACACCCCAGAACGGCCAGGCCGCCAAGGTGGTGAAATGCAGCAACTGCGGGGCTTCTACTACCTTGCTGCCCAACGTTACATCAGACGCATGCCCTTTCTGCGCCTCACCGCTGGTTATCGCGCAGGCAAAGGACATGACCCTTCCCAAGCCACACTATGTGCTGCCATTTGCCGTAAAGCAACAGGATGCCTACGGTCATTTCCGCACCTGGCTGGGCAAGCTTTGGTTTGCCCCGTCTGACCTGGTGAAGAAGGTGAACAACACCTCCTCCCAGCAATTGAAAGGGCTTTACATTCCTTACTGGAGTTTTGATACCGATACCCATACCACCTACACGGGCCAGCGTGGCGATTATTATTATGTAACCCGTACCCGCACAGTAACAGACAGCAATGGCGACTCCCACACGGAAACGTACGAGGAAAGAGAGACCCGCTGGTCCAATGTTTCCGGATACGTGGATTGCGATTTCCAGGATGTGCTGGTATCTGCCAGTCCATCCCTGCCGGAAAAACTGTCTGAAAAGCTGGAACCCTGGCGCCTGCAGGACCTGAGTGCTTTTGATGAACGCTTTCTCAGCGGCTTCCGCTCTGAAACCTATACCATCGCCGCACCGGAAGCATTGGGCATTGCCAAACGCCGTATGGACGGGGAGATCCGCAGTTCCATCTGTGGCGATATTGGCGGGGATGAGCAGCATATTGATACTTACGATGTGAACTATCATAACCTGGGGCTGAAGTACATCCTGCTGCCGGTGTGGATCAGCGCTTACCGGTATAACAACAAACTGTATCACGTAGTGGTGAATGCCTGCACGGGCGAGGTGGCGGGTGAACGGCCTTACAGCGCCATGAAGATCGCGCTGCTGGTACTGGCCATCCTGGCGCTTATCATCGCCATTGTGATGATGACCCAGCACAGCTGA
- a CDS encoding DUF2750 domain-containing protein, whose amino-acid sequence MIDQEEIDALLAASALDRVEYCIEQIVEEDALWVLGTAEGFTMFTQEDQAVFPVWPYQAFAELLRTGDEKPESIALERFLQHYLPMFREQQYKIAIMPLPTGKGVVVSPHDFAEYIKVAQDAKDDY is encoded by the coding sequence ATGATAGACCAGGAAGAAATAGATGCCCTGCTTGCCGCCTCCGCGCTGGACCGTGTGGAGTATTGCATAGAACAGATCGTGGAAGAAGATGCGTTATGGGTACTGGGCACTGCGGAGGGGTTTACCATGTTCACCCAGGAAGACCAGGCGGTGTTTCCCGTGTGGCCTTACCAGGCGTTTGCTGAATTGCTGCGCACGGGTGATGAGAAGCCGGAATCCATAGCGCTGGAGCGTTTCCTGCAGCATTACCTGCCTATGTTCAGGGAGCAGCAATATAAGATCGCTATCATGCCACTGCCTACCGGGAAAGGTGTGGTAGTGAGCCCGCATGATTTTGCGGAGTATATTAAGGTGGCGCAGGATGCGAAGGATGATTATTAG
- a CDS encoding efflux RND transporter permease subunit, which translates to MIRNILIQALNTRWAVIAGAVVLMIGGIICFKLMKIEAYPDIADTNVIVIAPYEGRAAEEVEQQVTVPLERALNTVPNVTSRRSRTIFGLSLVQLNFEDGVSDYFARAQVNEHLATAELPDGVVPQLGPLTSAVGEIFRYVVEAPPTYTPMQLRDLQDWVIRPYLLQTPGVADIVTFGGPVKQYHVLTSPDKLRKYNLTLQQLMDAVSKNNQNTGGNIVERGGQGFAVRGLGALKSTQDLESIVVSNVNGVPVYVRDVASVEVNPPPPQGILGYTNASAGVDENSGVEGIISMRRGENPTEVLKAMTQKMQDLQANELPKDVHLRVVYDRSTLVNYTLTTVSHTLFEGISIVVIILILFLGNIRSALVVALTIPFSLLFAFILMRLTGVPANLLSLGAIDFGIIVDGACVMAAHLIHKFKHATPEERSEGIVKLTLNAAQEVGREIFFSVTIIILAYLPILTMQRVEGKLFSPMAITLAFAVVGSMIAALTIIPVLISFAYKKELLKTEDHHHKKPGFFARFNLLAWLEKKYAILVEKVLTRAKPVTIIGFAIVFILLGLGSKVGTEFLPALDEGSIFMRSFLPAGTNIHENQKIAPIIRHIAASHPQIETVITQSGRNDDGTDPFPSNRTEILMMLKDYSGWVHDTTKAELVQTIKNQLQRALPGAQLSFGQPIIDQVTEIVNGSAADLAIEISGDDLIYMRKVADSIVNIVRVIPGATETGIEQEGQQDQLSIKIDRQAAARYGINVADIQTMVEAAIGGKQVSDLYDGTKKYDVIVRYYPQARNNIDVIRSLQVPTPGGALIPMNQLADIQLTPGQTNIYRGDGKRLLTVKTNIRGRDQGGFVAEAQKKVGAAIHMPQGYTIAYGGQFENLERASKQLAIAIPLTVLIVLLVLFILFRNIRYALMTFACIFFALAGGISALLIRGYNFNVSAGVGFVSLFGISVMAGVLLISSYNREREMFPREDLRTVVSRASSQQLRAVMMMLIVAIIGLIPAAKSSGIGSDVQRPLATVIIGGLTTTLLFTPFLLPPFYYWMEKRKLEKAARQAPPATE; encoded by the coding sequence ATGATTAGGAATATTCTCATACAAGCACTCAATACCCGCTGGGCAGTGATTGCCGGTGCAGTGGTGTTAATGATAGGCGGTATCATCTGCTTTAAGCTGATGAAGATCGAAGCTTATCCCGACATCGCGGATACCAACGTGATCGTGATAGCGCCTTATGAAGGCCGCGCCGCCGAAGAAGTGGAACAACAGGTGACTGTGCCGCTGGAACGCGCCCTCAACACCGTACCCAATGTAACTTCCCGCCGCAGCCGCACCATCTTTGGCCTTAGCCTGGTGCAGCTCAACTTTGAAGATGGCGTAAGTGATTACTTTGCACGCGCCCAGGTAAATGAACACCTGGCCACCGCGGAACTGCCGGATGGTGTAGTGCCCCAACTGGGCCCCCTCACCTCCGCTGTGGGCGAGATCTTCCGTTATGTAGTGGAAGCCCCACCCACCTATACCCCCATGCAATTGCGTGACCTGCAGGACTGGGTCATACGCCCCTACCTGTTGCAAACCCCGGGTGTGGCAGATATTGTAACCTTTGGCGGCCCGGTGAAGCAATACCATGTGCTTACCTCCCCGGATAAACTGCGCAAATACAACCTCACCCTCCAGCAACTGATGGACGCCGTGTCCAAGAACAACCAGAACACGGGCGGCAACATCGTGGAACGCGGTGGGCAAGGCTTTGCCGTGCGCGGCCTCGGTGCATTGAAAAGCACGCAGGACCTTGAAAGCATCGTAGTGTCCAATGTGAATGGCGTGCCGGTATACGTGCGGGATGTAGCCAGCGTGGAAGTGAACCCGCCGCCTCCCCAGGGCATCCTGGGCTATACCAATGCCAGTGCCGGTGTGGATGAGAACAGCGGCGTGGAAGGTATCATCTCCATGCGCCGCGGCGAGAACCCCACCGAAGTACTGAAGGCCATGACGCAGAAGATGCAGGACCTGCAGGCCAATGAACTGCCCAAGGATGTGCACCTGCGCGTAGTGTACGACCGCAGCACGCTGGTGAATTATACCCTTACCACGGTATCACATACACTGTTTGAGGGCATCAGCATCGTGGTGATCATCCTCATCCTGTTCCTGGGCAACATCCGCTCTGCACTGGTAGTGGCACTCACCATCCCGTTCTCCCTGCTGTTTGCCTTTATCCTCATGCGCCTCACCGGTGTACCGGCAAACCTGCTGTCGCTGGGTGCGATCGACTTTGGTATTATCGTAGATGGCGCGTGCGTAATGGCGGCGCATCTTATTCATAAGTTCAAGCATGCCACACCGGAAGAACGGTCTGAAGGCATCGTGAAACTTACACTGAATGCCGCCCAGGAAGTAGGCCGTGAGATATTCTTCTCTGTAACCATCATCATCCTGGCTTACCTGCCCATCCTTACCATGCAGCGCGTGGAAGGCAAGCTCTTCTCCCCCATGGCCATCACCCTGGCCTTTGCGGTAGTAGGCTCCATGATCGCGGCGCTCACCATCATTCCCGTGCTCATCTCTTTTGCCTATAAAAAAGAACTGCTGAAAACGGAAGACCATCACCATAAAAAGCCCGGCTTCTTTGCCCGGTTTAACCTGCTGGCATGGCTGGAAAAGAAATACGCGATCCTGGTAGAGAAAGTATTGACCAGGGCCAAACCCGTTACCATCATTGGTTTTGCCATCGTATTCATTCTCCTGGGCCTGGGTAGTAAAGTAGGTACAGAGTTCCTGCCGGCGCTGGACGAAGGCTCCATTTTCATGCGCTCCTTCCTGCCCGCGGGTACCAATATCCACGAGAACCAGAAGATAGCGCCCATCATCCGGCACATCGCCGCCAGCCACCCGCAGATTGAAACGGTGATCACCCAGAGTGGCCGTAACGATGATGGCACGGACCCCTTCCCGAGCAACCGTACGGAGATCCTGATGATGCTCAAAGATTACAGCGGATGGGTACATGATACCACCAAAGCAGAACTGGTGCAGACCATCAAGAACCAGCTGCAGCGGGCCTTACCAGGCGCCCAGCTTTCCTTTGGCCAGCCTATCATTGACCAGGTAACAGAGATCGTGAACGGCTCTGCCGCCGACCTGGCCATTGAAATTTCCGGCGATGACCTGATCTACATGCGTAAAGTGGCCGATTCCATCGTGAACATTGTGCGGGTAATACCCGGTGCTACGGAAACGGGCATTGAACAGGAGGGCCAGCAGGACCAGCTCTCCATCAAAATAGACCGCCAGGCCGCTGCCCGCTACGGTATTAACGTGGCAGATATCCAGACCATGGTGGAAGCAGCCATTGGTGGCAAACAGGTATCCGACCTGTACGACGGCACCAAGAAATACGACGTGATCGTGCGCTATTACCCGCAGGCGCGTAATAATATTGACGTGATCCGCTCCCTGCAGGTACCCACACCCGGCGGGGCCCTTATTCCCATGAACCAGCTGGCAGACATCCAGCTCACCCCCGGCCAGACCAACATCTACCGCGGCGACGGCAAACGCCTGCTCACGGTGAAGACAAACATCCGTGGGCGCGACCAGGGTGGCTTTGTGGCTGAGGCACAAAAGAAAGTAGGGGCCGCCATTCACATGCCCCAGGGCTACACAATTGCCTATGGCGGCCAGTTTGAGAACCTGGAACGCGCCAGTAAGCAGCTGGCCATTGCCATCCCGCTCACGGTGCTGATCGTGCTGCTGGTGCTCTTCATCCTGTTCCGCAACATCCGCTATGCACTGATGACCTTTGCCTGCATTTTCTTTGCGCTGGCAGGCGGGATCTCCGCACTGCTGATCCGTGGGTATAACTTCAACGTATCGGCCGGTGTGGGCTTTGTATCGCTGTTTGGCATTTCTGTAATGGCAGGGGTACTGCTCATTTCTTCGTATAACCGTGAGCGTGAGATGTTCCCCCGCGAGGACCTGCGCACGGTGGTGTCCCGTGCATCTTCCCAGCAACTGCGGGCGGTGATGATGATGCTGATCGTGGCCATCATTGGCCTGATCCCGGCGGCAAAGTCGTCCGGCATTGGGTCTGATGTGCAGCGTCCGCTGGCTACGGTGATCATCGGTGGGTTGACCACTACCCTGTTGTTTACGCCCTTCCTGCTGCCGCCATTCTATTACTGGATGGAGAAGCGTAAGCTGGAAAAGGCCGCCAGGCAAGCGCCTCCGGCTACTGAATAG
- a CDS encoding DUF190 domain-containing protein, whose amino-acid sequence MLQAQIYIDKDELRGMQPLYQFIMHFLLEQNAAGATAFRGQWGFGAGHRLKRPDRIFSFDEPPMLITFIDEDEKVKQIITELRKHYKGGLIVTNKVEQW is encoded by the coding sequence ATGTTACAGGCACAGATCTACATTGATAAAGATGAACTGCGGGGCATGCAGCCCCTGTACCAGTTCATCATGCATTTCCTGCTGGAACAAAATGCAGCGGGAGCTACGGCTTTCCGCGGGCAATGGGGTTTTGGCGCAGGCCACCGGCTGAAAAGACCGGACCGCATCTTCTCTTTTGATGAACCACCTATGCTCATCACCTTTATTGACGAGGATGAGAAAGTAAAGCAGATCATAACCGAATTAAGAAAACACTACAAGGGTGGACTCATTGTCACCAACAAAGTAGAGCAATGGTAA
- a CDS encoding transketolase family protein yields the protein MKKYTFTEKKDTRSGFGAGLLEAGQRNEKVVALCADLVGSLKMDAFIKAFPERFTQVGIAEANMIGIAAGMTIGGHIPFTGTFANFSTGRVYDQIRQSVAYSNKNVKICASHAGLTLGEDGATHQILEDLGLMKMLPGMTVINPCDYNQTKAATIAIAAHEGPVYLRFGRPVVPIFTAPDQQFEIGKAWMVNEGKDVTIIATGHLVWEAIKAGEILEGMGIDAEIINIHTIKPLDEAAILKSVAKTRCVVTAEEHNRLGGLGDSVAQVLVKNDPVPQEYVAVNDSFGESGTPEQLMKKYGLDDAHIVAAVQKVLQRKGK from the coding sequence GAAGCGGGCCAGCGCAATGAGAAGGTAGTGGCACTCTGTGCTGACCTGGTCGGCTCCCTGAAAATGGATGCTTTCATCAAAGCGTTCCCCGAGCGCTTTACCCAGGTAGGCATTGCGGAAGCCAACATGATCGGCATTGCAGCCGGTATGACCATTGGCGGCCACATTCCCTTTACCGGTACTTTTGCTAACTTCTCTACCGGCCGTGTGTACGACCAGATCCGCCAGTCTGTTGCCTATTCCAACAAGAATGTGAAGATCTGCGCATCCCATGCAGGCCTTACCCTGGGTGAAGATGGTGCTACCCACCAGATCCTGGAAGACCTGGGCCTGATGAAAATGCTGCCCGGTATGACCGTGATCAATCCCTGCGACTACAACCAGACCAAGGCTGCCACCATCGCCATTGCAGCACATGAAGGCCCGGTGTACCTGCGTTTTGGCCGCCCGGTAGTGCCCATCTTCACCGCCCCCGACCAGCAATTTGAGATCGGCAAAGCCTGGATGGTGAACGAAGGTAAAGACGTGACCATCATCGCTACCGGCCACCTGGTATGGGAAGCCATCAAAGCTGGCGAGATCCTGGAAGGAATGGGCATTGATGCAGAGATCATCAACATCCACACCATCAAACCGCTGGACGAAGCAGCCATCCTGAAATCTGTAGCCAAGACCCGCTGCGTGGTCACTGCTGAAGAGCATAACCGCCTGGGTGGCCTGGGCGACAGCGTAGCCCAGGTGCTGGTCAAGAACGACCCGGTGCCCCAGGAATATGTGGCGGTGAACGACAGCTTTGGCGAGAGCGGCACCCCCGAACAACTGATGAAAAAATACGGCCTGGACGATGCCCACATCGTAGCCGCAGTACAGAAGGTGCTGCAGCGCAAAGGCAAATAG
- a CDS encoding SPFH domain-containing protein — MSLFDKLRNEFIDIIEWVDNSQDVLVWKFPRFQNEIKMNAKLTVRESQVAVFINEGKIADVFQPGMYTLTTQNMPILATLQGWKYGFNSPFKADVFFVSTRQFTNQKWGTKNPVMLRDAEFGPIRLRAFGSYAFRVKDAGIFLKEIAATNPEFTVDEINEQLRNLAVSRGMDAIAEAKIPALDLASQYDEVSRLITTKISPEFNELGLDLTKFLIENISLPEEVEAALDKRSSMGIIGNLGAYAQFQAANAMGDAAKNPNGGGLVGAGFGAGLGASMAGQMGNVFQQNQFPGNTPAPGAAAPPPLPSTAQIFVAVNGQQQGPFDLAALQQMVTAGQLNPQTLVWKAGLAAWSPAGALPELAGILANMPPPLP; from the coding sequence ATGAGTTTATTTGACAAACTGAGGAACGAGTTTATTGACATTATTGAATGGGTGGATAATAGCCAGGACGTCCTGGTGTGGAAGTTCCCCCGTTTCCAGAATGAAATTAAAATGAATGCCAAGCTCACTGTACGAGAGTCGCAGGTAGCGGTGTTCATTAACGAAGGTAAGATCGCGGATGTGTTCCAGCCCGGGATGTATACCCTCACCACCCAGAACATGCCTATACTGGCCACCCTGCAGGGCTGGAAGTATGGTTTCAATAGTCCTTTTAAAGCGGACGTGTTCTTTGTAAGCACCCGCCAGTTCACCAACCAGAAATGGGGCACCAAGAACCCCGTGATGCTGCGCGATGCCGAGTTTGGTCCCATCCGCCTGCGGGCGTTTGGCAGCTACGCCTTCCGCGTGAAGGATGCCGGCATTTTCCTGAAAGAGATCGCCGCTACCAATCCCGAATTCACGGTGGATGAGATCAATGAACAACTGCGTAACCTGGCCGTGAGCCGTGGTATGGATGCCATTGCGGAAGCAAAGATCCCTGCCCTGGACCTGGCCTCCCAATATGATGAAGTATCAAGACTCATCACCACCAAGATCAGCCCTGAGTTCAATGAGCTGGGCCTCGATCTTACCAAATTCCTCATCGAGAACATTTCCCTGCCGGAAGAAGTGGAAGCCGCGCTGGACAAGCGTTCCAGCATGGGCATTATTGGTAACCTGGGCGCTTATGCGCAGTTCCAGGCTGCCAATGCCATGGGCGATGCCGCCAAGAATCCCAATGGCGGCGGCCTGGTAGGCGCCGGTTTTGGTGCAGGCCTGGGTGCCTCCATGGCCGGCCAGATGGGCAATGTGTTCCAGCAGAACCAGTTCCCCGGCAACACCCCGGCTCCTGGTGCCGCTGCCCCGCCGCCCTTACCCTCCACCGCGCAGATTTTTGTAGCGGTGAATGGCCAGCAGCAAGGCCCGTTTGACCTGGCTGCCCTGCAGCAGATGGTCACCGCCGGCCAGTTGAACCCACAAACCCTGGTATGGAAAGCCGGCCTGGCCGCATGGTCGCCCGCCGGCGCACTGCCGGAACTGGCTGGTATACTGGCCAATATGCCGCCTCCCTTGCCTTGA
- a CDS encoding TolB family protein: MRRLLPAALLLLTATAATAQYRDNVESTVQVVDLTTGGISTVYKGKRHLEAPNWAPSGVCLLVNSDGKLYTLRWPEGQKMTLANSLLCPIPTGSAHDVNNDHGFSPEGDYLAISHFIPDSAGVKGASVISIIPSCGGAPRRITPTGPSYWHGWSPDGQTLAYCAERNGNFDVYTIPANGGTERRLTDNAGLDDGPEYSPDGQYIYYCAYRDSTMQIWRMHPDGSGQEPVLADGYDNWFAHLSPDGSQFVVITYLERQHGDHPFGKQVKLRLYDLKEHTVRDLTPVFFGGQGTINVPSWSPDGKMIAFVKYRVL, translated from the coding sequence ATGAGACGTTTACTCCCCGCCGCACTGTTGCTTCTTACCGCCACCGCCGCTACGGCACAATACCGCGATAACGTGGAAAGTACCGTGCAGGTGGTAGACCTTACCACCGGCGGCATTTCCACTGTCTATAAAGGCAAACGCCACCTGGAAGCCCCTAACTGGGCTCCGAGTGGCGTTTGTTTATTGGTGAACAGTGATGGAAAATTGTACACACTGCGCTGGCCGGAAGGACAGAAGATGACCCTGGCCAATTCCCTGCTGTGCCCTATCCCCACCGGCAGCGCCCATGACGTGAACAATGACCATGGCTTTTCCCCGGAAGGCGATTACCTCGCTATTTCCCATTTTATACCCGATAGCGCCGGTGTGAAAGGCGCTTCTGTGATCTCCATTATTCCTTCCTGTGGTGGTGCACCGCGCCGCATAACACCCACCGGGCCATCTTACTGGCACGGCTGGAGCCCCGACGGACAAACGCTGGCTTACTGCGCGGAGCGCAATGGTAACTTTGATGTATATACGATTCCCGCAAACGGTGGTACAGAAAGGCGCCTCACAGACAACGCCGGCCTGGATGACGGCCCGGAATACAGTCCCGACGGGCAGTACATCTACTATTGTGCTTACCGCGACAGCACCATGCAGATCTGGCGCATGCACCCGGATGGGAGCGGGCAGGAACCGGTACTGGCGGATGGGTATGACAACTGGTTTGCGCACCTTTCACCGGATGGAAGCCAGTTTGTAGTGATCACGTACCTGGAGCGCCAGCATGGAGACCATCCGTTTGGGAAGCAGGTGAAGCTGCGGTTGTATGATCTGAAGGAGCATACGGTAAGGGATCTTACGCCGGTGTTCTTTGGCGGTCAGGGGACGATCAATGTACCGAGTTGGAGCCCGGATGGGAAGATGATTGCGTTTGTGAAGTACAGGGTGTTGTGA
- a CDS encoding M1 family metallopeptidase encodes MKCTILSGILAFCAGLPVMAQAPADTGKPVNHYDYKALFSPLFYTKNGTDTRSASGAPGSKYWQNSADYQLSATLNDSTNEITGSEVMTYVNNSPDKLSFIWMQADENLFRNDSRGAAILGANASRYDTRGEIFDGGYKFKSIKIVNPATGKTTEAEYMVNDTRIQIFLPTALAANGGKLQVKIEYSFTTPEHGSDRNGILKTANGKVFSIAQWFPRVCVYDDVLGWNTKPYNGPGEFYLEYGNYDVKITAPARNIVVCSGELLNAAEVYTPEQVKRWEAAKKSDSTVTIRGAAEVTNPASRPAKKELTWHFQIKNSRDVAWGASPAFIVDACRINLPSGKKSLSIAAYPVESNVANGWSNAAKYAKASIEFNSKKWFEYPYPAASNVAGNVSGMEYPGIVFCGYTARDRELWDVTDHEFGHTWFPMIVGSNERLYAWMDEGFNTFINGLATEGYNNNFWNVKPENITARAGMFSSPIFEPVMTMPDAMKERNIGVLCYFKPATGLNLLRNVILGPERFDRAFRTYVERWAFKHPQPDDFFRSIENVAGEDLNWFWREWFYSTCKLDQAVNDVRYNDRLKATVIYLENLEPAAMPVIMDIKTKNGAVTRVKLPVDIWMRNEVFSYKWTGDEIQSVTLDPDHQLPDSKISNNTWTAPAVQ; translated from the coding sequence ATGAAGTGTACAATTCTGTCCGGCATCCTGGCCTTCTGTGCAGGGTTGCCGGTAATGGCGCAAGCCCCGGCCGACACTGGTAAGCCCGTCAATCATTACGATTACAAGGCGTTGTTCAGCCCCCTGTTCTACACCAAGAACGGTACGGACACCCGCTCTGCCAGCGGCGCTCCGGGCAGCAAGTACTGGCAGAACAGTGCAGACTACCAACTCAGCGCCACGCTGAACGACAGCACCAACGAGATCACCGGTAGTGAAGTAATGACCTATGTGAATAACAGCCCGGATAAGCTGTCCTTCATCTGGATGCAGGCCGATGAGAACCTGTTCCGCAACGACTCCCGTGGCGCCGCCATCCTGGGGGCTAATGCCAGCCGCTATGATACCCGCGGTGAAATATTTGACGGCGGTTATAAATTCAAATCCATTAAGATCGTAAATCCTGCTACCGGCAAAACAACGGAGGCGGAGTACATGGTGAACGATACGCGCATACAGATATTTTTGCCCACAGCGCTGGCAGCCAATGGCGGCAAGCTGCAGGTGAAGATCGAATACAGCTTTACCACCCCGGAGCACGGCTCTGACCGTAACGGTATCCTGAAAACTGCCAATGGCAAAGTGTTTTCCATTGCACAGTGGTTCCCACGGGTATGCGTATACGATGATGTGCTGGGCTGGAATACCAAGCCTTACAATGGCCCCGGCGAGTTCTACCTGGAATATGGCAATTATGATGTAAAGATCACCGCACCTGCGCGCAACATTGTAGTGTGCTCCGGTGAGCTGCTCAACGCAGCGGAAGTATACACCCCCGAGCAGGTAAAACGCTGGGAAGCCGCTAAGAAAAGCGACAGCACCGTGACCATCCGCGGCGCAGCAGAGGTGACCAACCCGGCATCGCGCCCGGCTAAGAAAGAACTGACCTGGCATTTCCAGATCAAGAACAGCCGCGATGTGGCCTGGGGTGCCTCCCCCGCATTTATCGTAGATGCCTGCCGCATTAACCTGCCCAGCGGTAAAAAGTCATTGTCCATTGCAGCCTACCCGGTAGAAAGTAACGTGGCCAATGGCTGGAGCAATGCTGCTAAATACGCGAAAGCCTCCATTGAATTCAATTCCAAAAAATGGTTTGAATATCCTTACCCCGCTGCCAGCAATGTGGCCGGCAATGTGAGCGGTATGGAATATCCCGGCATCGTGTTCTGCGGTTACACTGCCCGCGACCGCGAGCTGTGGGATGTGACCGACCACGAATTTGGCCATACCTGGTTCCCCATGATCGTAGGCAGCAATGAAAGACTGTATGCCTGGATGGATGAGGGTTTCAATACCTTTATCAATGGCCTGGCCACCGAAGGGTATAACAACAATTTCTGGAACGTAAAACCGGAAAATATCACCGCCCGTGCAGGCATGTTCAGCAGCCCTATTTTTGAACCGGTAATGACCATGCCGGATGCGATGAAAGAACGCAACATTGGCGTGCTTTGTTACTTCAAACCCGCTACAGGGCTTAATTTGCTGCGGAACGTGATCCTGGGCCCCGAACGTTTTGACCGTGCTTTCCGCACCTACGTGGAGCGCTGGGCATTCAAACATCCTCAGCCGGATGACTTTTTCCGCAGCATTGAAAATGTGGCCGGGGAAGACCTGAACTGGTTCTGGAGAGAATGGTTCTACAGCACCTGCAAACTGGACCAGGCCGTGAACGACGTGCGTTACAATGACCGCCTGAAAGCAACCGTGATCTACCTGGAAAACCTGGAACCCGCGGCCATGCCGGTTATCATGGATATAAAGACCAAGAACGGCGCCGTAACCCGCGTGAAACTGCCGGTAGACATCTGGATGCGCAATGAAGTATTCTCATACAAATGGACTGGTGATGAGATCCAGTCTGTAACCCTGGACCCGGATCATCAACTCCCGGATTCAAAAATATCTAATAATACCTGGACTGCGCCTGCGGTACAGTAA
- a CDS encoding HAD family hydrolase: MLQLDFTPEAYLFDMNGTMIDDMGFHLIAWANVLNNELHANLTDEQVKQQMYGKNEELLARVFGEDHFTQAQADAIAMDKERAYQAAYKPHLQLISGLGPVLAEAQRKGIKMAIGTAAIPFNIDFVLDNLQLREYFPVIVSANDVKQSKPHPEVFLKCAELLGVAPAKCIVFEDAPKGVEAALNAGMKAVAITTLHEAHEFAQYPNILAFVKDYHDPAIRELLER, translated from the coding sequence ATGCTACAACTGGACTTTACACCGGAAGCTTACCTGTTTGATATGAACGGTACCATGATAGATGATATGGGCTTCCATCTCATTGCCTGGGCCAATGTGCTGAATAATGAACTGCACGCCAACCTGACGGATGAACAGGTGAAGCAGCAGATGTATGGCAAGAATGAAGAACTGCTGGCCCGCGTATTTGGAGAAGATCACTTTACGCAGGCACAGGCGGATGCCATTGCGATGGATAAGGAACGGGCCTACCAGGCCGCCTACAAGCCACACCTGCAGCTGATCAGCGGGTTGGGACCGGTGCTGGCGGAAGCGCAGCGCAAGGGCATTAAAATGGCCATCGGCACCGCGGCTATTCCCTTCAATATTGATTTTGTGCTGGACAACCTGCAACTGCGCGAATACTTTCCCGTAATTGTAAGCGCCAACGATGTGAAGCAAAGCAAGCCCCACCCGGAAGTGTTCCTCAAATGCGCGGAACTGCTGGGCGTGGCCCCTGCAAAATGCATCGTGTTTGAAGACGCGCCCAAAGGCGTGGAAGCCGCGCTGAATGCGGGTATGAAGGCAGTGGCCATTACTACTTTGCATGAAGCCCATGAGTTTGCGCAGTACCCGAACATCCTTGCATTTGTAAAGGATTACCATGACCCGGCGATACGGGAATTACTGGAACGGTAA